In a genomic window of Nodosilinea sp. E11:
- a CDS encoding HetZ-related protein 2 — MVAVDTMTEDWLSRLRAELPDQPQSVCQSIVYWLLGESPERFETLTDTDLAIARQAIEYRYRIFQQRYWNVSPEQGYQRLIKRLSSLFLIRSKVKTWIALSRDRRRTVVDVIQEVIQEMMRSDRHLAQQLKWISACTQNSRLRNLLMLASIEEYCLRPIRHQPLIIYRFVNYLRRSQKGGMTQVPTGELIRLVSDEIAPSDSEDSLSLLDVEAWSQYQEQQTELEQQSMRHQVKTSFTNYLSRNLDDTAARWLELHLTGLSQEQIAQTLEMPVQQVYRLREKISYHAVRIFALREQPDMVLGWLKTSLQEHNFGLTPTQWDQFWQSLSAEEQAILTAYKDEQPLEELTQRLGLKNRQIQAQWVQLYLRAQELRTQSESS, encoded by the coding sequence ATGGTCGCGGTAGACACTATGACCGAGGATTGGTTATCCCGCCTGCGGGCTGAGCTGCCAGATCAACCCCAGTCTGTCTGCCAGAGCATTGTCTATTGGTTGTTGGGAGAATCGCCCGAGCGGTTTGAAACCCTGACCGATACAGATCTGGCGATCGCCCGTCAGGCCATAGAATATCGCTATCGTATTTTTCAGCAGCGCTACTGGAATGTCAGCCCGGAGCAGGGCTATCAGCGACTGATCAAACGCTTGAGCAGCCTGTTTTTGATTCGCAGCAAAGTTAAAACCTGGATTGCCCTGAGCCGCGATCGCCGCCGCACCGTCGTCGATGTGATTCAAGAAGTGATTCAGGAGATGATGCGCAGCGATCGTCACTTGGCCCAGCAGCTCAAGTGGATCTCGGCCTGTACGCAGAACTCACGGCTACGCAACTTGCTCATGCTGGCCAGTATTGAAGAATACTGCCTGCGACCGATCCGCCATCAGCCGCTGATTATCTACCGCTTCGTCAACTACCTGCGACGGAGCCAAAAAGGCGGCATGACCCAGGTACCTACCGGGGAACTGATTCGCCTGGTCTCTGATGAAATTGCCCCCAGCGACAGCGAAGACTCGCTCAGTCTGCTCGATGTAGAGGCCTGGAGCCAATACCAGGAACAACAAACCGAACTGGAGCAGCAGAGTATGCGTCACCAGGTCAAGACCTCGTTTACCAACTATCTCAGCCGCAACTTAGACGACACTGCGGCCCGCTGGCTAGAGCTACACCTCACAGGTCTCAGCCAAGAGCAGATTGCCCAGACCCTGGAGATGCCTGTGCAGCAGGTGTACCGACTGCGCGAAAAAATTAGCTACCACGCTGTGAGAATCTTTGCCCTGCGAGAGCAGCCCGATATGGTGTTGGGCTGGCTCAAGACTTCGCTGCAAGAACACAACTTTGGCCTTACCCCCACCCAATGGGATCAATTTTGGCAAAGCCTTTCTGCCGAAGAGCAGGCCATTTTGACTGCTTACAAAGACGAGCAACCCCTAGAGGAGTTGACCCAGCGTCTGGGCCTGAAAAATAGGCAAATTCAGGCCCAGTGGGTACAGCTTTATCTGCGCGCTCAAGAGCTGCGGACTCAGTCAGAGAGTAGCTAG
- a CDS encoding J domain-containing protein: MSQKNSSNRRKPANINQIRAQIRKLAKHHNYDEQILLDFAEFVHGGKFKEIEPSMSELKEAVCQAFNCPDYKSLKKNKAFKLATAGRNFNFSYKDSWLTLYREWVRVPENERNEIGPNTINGIDVLKNFRPWQVFQLDSKTATTDDINAAFRQLAKKHHPDAGGDRKIFEELQKMRDSLLLLR, encoded by the coding sequence ATGAGCCAAAAAAATTCGTCAAACCGTCGTAAGCCGGCAAATATCAATCAAATTCGAGCACAAATCCGCAAATTAGCAAAGCATCACAACTATGATGAGCAGATTTTGTTGGACTTTGCTGAATTTGTGCATGGCGGGAAGTTTAAGGAAATTGAACCAAGCATGAGCGAATTAAAGGAGGCAGTTTGCCAAGCATTTAATTGTCCTGATTATAAATCTCTCAAGAAAAATAAGGCATTTAAGCTAGCTACTGCTGGGCGCAACTTTAACTTTAGTTATAAAGATTCCTGGTTGACGCTTTATCGAGAATGGGTACGAGTACCAGAAAACGAGCGAAATGAAATTGGCCCAAACACCATTAATGGAATTGACGTACTCAAAAATTTTCGCCCCTGGCAGGTATTTCAACTGGACTCAAAAACCGCTACTACTGATGATATCAATGCAGCCTTTCGTCAACTAGCCAAAAAACATCATCCAGATGCTGGTGGAGATCGCAAGATCTTTGAAGAACTTCAAAAGATGCGAGACTCCTTACTTCTATTACGTTAA
- a CDS encoding glutamate synthase subunit beta yields MGKPTGFMEYLREVAQEVTPADRIRNWDEFHLPMPEDNLRTQGARCMDCGTPFCHTGMTISGMASGCPVNNLIPEWNDLVYRGLWEEALDRLHKTNNFPEFTGRVCPAPCEGSCVLGITSPPVTIKNIEYSIAEKGWESGWITPNPPQQRTGKKVAVIGSGPAGLAAAAQLNSAGHWVTVYERADRPGGLLMYGIPNMKLDKQQVVQRRLDVLEAEGVTFVCNTEVGKDISAENLLKEFDSVVLCTGSTKPRDLPIEGRELKGIHFAMEFLTANTQAVLDGQLGDNYISAAGKDVVIIGGGDTGTDCVGTSIRHGCTSVTQVEIMPQPPETRSAANPWPEWPKVYKMDYGQEEAAAMFGDDPRAYLTTATKFEGDENGQVKAVHTVQIQWGKDENGRFVPQNVPGTEQVIPAQLVLLAMGFLGPEQPLIDALGLEKDGRSNVKAEHEQYTTSIPGVFAAGDCRRGQSLVVWAINEGRGAARECDRYLMGTTELP; encoded by the coding sequence ATGGGAAAACCGACTGGCTTTATGGAATACCTGCGGGAAGTGGCGCAAGAAGTCACCCCTGCCGATCGCATTCGCAACTGGGACGAATTTCACCTGCCCATGCCGGAGGACAACCTCCGCACCCAGGGCGCGCGCTGCATGGACTGCGGCACCCCCTTCTGCCACACCGGCATGACCATCAGCGGCATGGCCAGCGGTTGCCCCGTCAACAACCTGATTCCCGAATGGAACGACCTGGTCTACCGGGGCCTGTGGGAAGAAGCCCTCGATCGCCTGCACAAGACCAACAACTTCCCTGAGTTTACCGGGCGCGTCTGCCCCGCCCCCTGCGAAGGCTCCTGCGTGCTGGGCATCACCAGCCCCCCGGTGACAATTAAAAACATCGAGTATTCCATCGCTGAAAAGGGCTGGGAGTCGGGCTGGATTACCCCAAACCCGCCCCAGCAACGCACCGGCAAAAAAGTCGCGGTGATCGGTTCCGGCCCCGCTGGCCTCGCCGCCGCCGCCCAGCTCAACTCGGCGGGCCATTGGGTGACCGTGTACGAACGGGCCGATCGCCCCGGTGGTCTGCTGATGTACGGCATCCCCAACATGAAGCTCGATAAGCAGCAGGTAGTGCAGCGCCGACTCGACGTGCTAGAGGCCGAGGGCGTCACCTTTGTGTGCAATACCGAGGTGGGCAAAGACATCTCAGCAGAAAACCTGCTGAAGGAGTTTGACTCGGTGGTGCTCTGCACCGGCTCCACCAAGCCCCGTGACCTACCGATCGAGGGGCGAGAGCTAAAAGGCATTCACTTTGCTATGGAGTTTCTCACCGCTAACACCCAGGCGGTGCTAGATGGCCAGCTCGGCGACAACTACATCTCGGCGGCGGGCAAAGATGTGGTGATCATCGGCGGCGGCGACACGGGTACCGACTGCGTGGGCACCTCCATTCGCCACGGCTGCACCAGCGTCACTCAGGTGGAGATCATGCCCCAGCCGCCGGAGACTCGCTCTGCCGCCAACCCTTGGCCCGAGTGGCCCAAGGTCTACAAAATGGACTACGGCCAGGAGGAAGCCGCCGCTATGTTTGGCGACGACCCCCGCGCCTACCTGACCACCGCCACCAAGTTTGAGGGCGATGAGAATGGCCAGGTGAAGGCTGTCCACACGGTGCAGATTCAGTGGGGTAAGGACGAAAACGGGCGGTTTGTGCCGCAGAACGTGCCCGGTACCGAGCAGGTGATTCCGGCGCAGCTGGTGCTGCTGGCGATGGGCTTTCTTGGCCCAGAGCAGCCGTTGATTGATGCCCTGGGTCTAGAGAAAGACGGGCGCAGCAATGTGAAGGCTGAGCACGAGCAGTACACCACCTCGATTCCGGGGGTGTTTGCGGCGGGGGATTGTCGGCGAGGGCAGAGCCTGGTGGTGTGGGCAATTAACGAAGGGCGCGGCGCGGCGCGAGAGTGCGATCGCTACCTGATGGGCACCACTGAGTTGCCCTAA